Within Gemmatimonadota bacterium, the genomic segment AAAGGCTATCTGCTCAAAGGCGCGCCCCGAGATGATGTGTTTCGCGCCGTGCGCGTGGTGAACGAAGGCGGATCCCTACTCGAACCCCTCATCGCTTCCAAACTATTGGACAGCGTGAACAATCCCGATGCATTGACCGCACGGCAAAAAGAAGTGCTACACCTGTTGGCAACGGGACTGTTGAACAAAGAAATCGCCGATCAACTCAACATTTCCGAACGCACGGTAAAATTTCACGTCAGCGAAATCCTGGGCAAACTCGGCGCGGGCAACCGCACAGAAGCCGCCGCAATTGCGATGCAGAGGGGATTGATATAGAACTGAAAAGAGTTGGATTCCATTTATATTTTTTCAAGCCCTGCTTGCTTAAGCAGGGCTTTTATTTTTGGGATTCTATCCCAATATCGCAAAAAAATGGAAACTGGGACAAATTTTGAACTTCAGGACAAACTTACGAGGTTGACATATAAGGGCGAATAGGGCCTATTTTTTAGAACGATATATCGTCTATAAGGACGCGGTAGTTCAAACCGTGTGCAGGACATACACCTGTTGAGATCGCTCTCAACACAACCATTTTTCAAAGGAGTTGCAGCTATGAAACACCTGCGTAGATCTATCGTTATAGGCATCATAGCTCTGGTAGCTATGAACTTCCCCACCTCTATTTTCGGCCAGACCACAATCGGCATTCGGGGTGGCATGAGTCGGGCGTCTGCAAGTGGGAACTTTGATGGCGCA encodes:
- a CDS encoding response regulator transcription factor; amino-acid sequence: MSKPIRIVVADDHPVVRDGLIAMLQTQPDFEVIGEAGDGAEALHLVAERTPDVLLLDLEMPRVDGIETLQQLGEQGSSVRVIVFTVFDTDERIVSAMRAGAKGYLLKGAPRDDVFRAVRVVNEGGSLLEPLIASKLLDSVNNPDALTARQKEVLHLLATGLLNKEIADQLNISERTVKFHVSEILGKLGAGNRTEAAAIAMQRGLI